The proteins below come from a single Streptomyces sp. B3I8 genomic window:
- the hemG gene encoding protoporphyrinogen oxidase, whose translation MSEEEARAGQAGNVVVVGGGIAGLAAAHRLLDRGARVTVLEAAGRVGGKLLPGEIAGVRVDLGAESILARRPEAVTLAREVGLADRLMPPGTASASIWTRDALRPMPKGHVMGVPGTAAALSGLLSAEGLARIERDADLPPTEIGDDVAVGEYVADRLGREVVDRLVEPLLGGVYAGDAYRLSMRSAVPQLFAAARAHTSLTAAVREIQDRTTAAPRQGGPVFTGIVGGVGQLPLAVAESVRARGGEIATGTPATALRRTAGGWEVIAGERVLTADAVVVALPAGPAAALLRAEAPAAAAELSGVEYASMALITLAYRRRDAELPEGSGFLVPPVDGRAIKAATFSSRKWGWIAEEDPDLLVLRTSVGRYGESDLLGRDDAGLVALSRRDLHAATGLAAEPVATRVTRWDDGLPQYPVGHHARVARIRAHLAALPGLAVCGAAYDGVGIPACVASAHTAADAVGAALTGVWEPTGAPGPTEVPELTGHPVPSARTRAGE comes from the coding sequence ATGAGCGAAGAGGAGGCCCGTGCCGGGCAGGCCGGGAATGTCGTCGTCGTCGGAGGCGGGATCGCCGGACTGGCCGCCGCGCACCGGCTGCTGGACCGCGGCGCGCGGGTGACCGTCCTGGAGGCCGCGGGCCGCGTCGGCGGCAAGCTGCTGCCCGGCGAGATCGCCGGCGTCCGTGTCGACCTCGGCGCCGAGTCGATCCTGGCCCGCCGCCCCGAGGCGGTCACCCTCGCCCGCGAGGTGGGCCTGGCCGACCGGCTGATGCCGCCCGGCACCGCCTCGGCATCGATCTGGACCCGGGACGCCCTGCGCCCCATGCCCAAGGGCCACGTCATGGGCGTGCCCGGTACGGCCGCCGCGCTGTCCGGGCTGCTCTCCGCGGAGGGCCTCGCCCGCATCGAACGCGACGCCGACCTGCCGCCCACCGAGATCGGCGACGACGTGGCCGTCGGGGAGTACGTGGCCGACCGGCTCGGCCGCGAGGTCGTCGACCGCCTGGTGGAGCCGCTGCTCGGCGGGGTCTACGCGGGCGACGCGTACCGGCTGTCGATGCGCTCCGCCGTCCCCCAGCTCTTCGCGGCGGCCCGCGCCCACACCTCCCTGACGGCGGCCGTGCGCGAGATCCAGGACCGTACGACCGCCGCACCGCGGCAGGGCGGACCCGTGTTCACCGGGATCGTGGGCGGCGTCGGCCAACTGCCGCTCGCCGTCGCCGAGTCGGTACGGGCGCGCGGCGGCGAGATCGCCACCGGCACCCCGGCCACCGCACTGCGCCGCACCGCCGGCGGCTGGGAGGTCATCGCGGGGGAGCGGGTGCTGACCGCCGACGCCGTCGTGGTGGCGCTGCCCGCCGGACCCGCCGCCGCACTGCTGCGCGCCGAGGCACCCGCCGCCGCGGCCGAGCTGTCCGGCGTCGAGTACGCCTCCATGGCGCTGATCACCCTCGCCTACCGCCGCCGGGACGCCGAACTGCCCGAGGGCAGCGGCTTCCTGGTCCCCCCGGTCGACGGACGCGCCATCAAGGCCGCCACCTTCTCCTCCCGCAAATGGGGCTGGATCGCCGAGGAGGACCCCGACCTGCTGGTGCTGCGCACCTCGGTGGGACGGTACGGCGAGAGCGACCTCCTCGGCCGGGACGACGCCGGCCTCGTCGCACTCTCCCGGCGCGACCTGCACGCCGCGACCGGCCTCGCGGCCGAACCCGTCGCCACCCGGGTCACCCGCTGGGACGACGGCCTGCCGCAGTACCCGGTGGGCCACCACGCGCGGGTGGCCCGGATCCGCGCGCACCTCGCCGCCCTGCCCGGCCTCGCGGTCTGCGGAGCGGCCTACGACGGCGTCGGCATCCCGGCGTGCGTCGCGAGCGCCCACACCGCCGCGGACGCGGTGGGCGCGGCGCTCACCGGAGTGTGGGAACCAACCGGAGCGCCGGGACCCACCGAAGTGCCGGAACTCACCGGGCACCCGGTGCCGAGCGCCCGGACACGAGCGGGAGAATGA
- the hemQ gene encoding hydrogen peroxide-dependent heme synthase, with product MSDDAPTTEPGRIPNKGKLAKDLNEVIRYTLWSVFKLKDALPEDRAGYADEVQELFDQLAAKDVTVRGTYDLSGLRADADLMIWWHAETADQLQEAYNLFRRTKLGRALEPVWSNMALHRPAEFNRSHIPAFLADETPRDYVAVYPFVRSYEWYLLADEDRRRLLAEHGRMARDYPDVRANTVASFALGDYEWLLAFEADELHRIVDLMRHLRGSETRRHVREEVPFFTGRRKDVGDLVAGLA from the coding sequence ATGAGTGACGACGCACCCACCACCGAACCCGGCCGGATCCCGAACAAGGGCAAGCTGGCCAAGGACCTCAACGAGGTCATCCGCTACACCCTGTGGTCCGTCTTCAAGCTGAAGGACGCCCTCCCCGAGGACCGCGCCGGGTACGCCGACGAGGTGCAGGAGCTGTTCGACCAGCTCGCGGCCAAGGACGTGACCGTCCGCGGCACGTACGACCTCTCCGGCCTGCGCGCCGACGCCGACCTCATGATCTGGTGGCACGCCGAGACCGCCGACCAGCTCCAGGAGGCGTACAACCTCTTCCGTCGCACGAAGCTGGGCCGCGCGCTGGAGCCGGTGTGGTCGAACATGGCGCTGCACCGCCCCGCCGAGTTCAACCGCTCGCACATCCCGGCGTTCCTCGCGGACGAGACCCCGCGCGACTACGTCGCCGTCTACCCGTTCGTGCGCTCCTACGAGTGGTACCTGCTGGCCGACGAGGACCGCCGCCGCCTGCTCGCCGAGCACGGCAGGATGGCCCGCGACTACCCGGACGTCCGCGCCAACACGGTGGCGTCCTTCGCCCTCGGGGACTACGAGTGGCTTCTCGCCTTCGAGGCCGACGAACTGCACCGCATCGTCGACCTGATGCGCCACCTGCGCGGCTCGGAGACCCGCCGCCACGTGCGTGAGGAGGTCCCGTTCTTCACGGGCCGCCGCAAGGACGTGGGGGACCTGGTGGCCGGGCTCGCCTGA